TGCCTATGCCGGCTGCCATAACTAAGCAGCCCGCCTTGCTGCTCCTTCGCTAGCCGTCCGTCTTATCCATCTAGCTACACATCCAGCAGTCGAcgagctgctgcgccgccatggcgctgctgctgcttcttctcttcaCCATCAGCCAGTTCCTGCTTCCCGCGTCCTGCTCTCCGTCTTCCAAGAACAACAACTACTACTGCGACTGGTGCCCTCGTCACTCCAccgcctctctcctccctcccgcctccgccgaccTCGACGACTGTGAATACGGGGCTGCCATGGCTATGGACCTCAACGGAggacacgccgccgccgcgggcgccgagTTCTTCCGCGACGGGGCCGGCTGCGGCGCCTGCTACCAGGTGCGTGAGGCGGTGAGGGTGACTGCAGTGCCGCGCACGATCGCTGTGGCTAGCTTCCCGTTACTGTTTGGTACGGGTCGTCGGGTCGTCGCTGACAACGACCGCGCCTCCGCGTGCTTGCAGTTGCGGTGCAGAGACCGGCGGGtttgcggcgacggcggcgtcaagGTCGTCGTGACGGGCGCGGCCAACCGGACGGGGTTCCTGCTCGGCAGGGAGGCCTTCGCCGCGATGGCCAGGCCCGGCATGGCCGATCaactcgccgccgccttggACGACGACAATGTCCAGGTCTACTTCAGGAGGTAACTGATCGCACTTTTACAACTGCAAATATTTGATCAACATGTTGGATCGTACGCACTTCCTTTATAATTTTCTAAAATGGAAGATCCTGTGTCGTGTTCTTGCTTGCGCATTAACGGCTGCAGAGACTTGCAGCTCAAAATTCAACGTTTGGTGCAGGACACCTTGCGAGTACAAGAAGAATCTGACCGTCCAAGTGGAGGAGGGGAGCCGGAACCCGGGCCAGCTCGGCATCCGGTTCCTGTACCAGGGTGGGCAGACCGAGATCGCCGCCGTCGAGATCGCCGCGCAGCAGGCGAATTACCACACCCagacggcgtcgtcgtcgtggcgGCCCATGGCGCGGCGGCTGCGCCGTGCGTGGCGCACCCCgcgcgccccggccggcccgctgcggctccgcctcgtcgtcaCGGCCGGCTTCGGCGGCAAGTGGCTGTTGGCCAAGGAGGCCGTGCTGCCGGCGGACTGGCGGCCTGGCCAGGCGTACGGCACGGGCCTCCGGGTCACCGACGTCGCCCTGCGCACCTGCGCCCGCTcctgccgcgcgcgcccccctgGCGACGAGGAGCTCAGACGGTGACGACACggctgcggtggtggtggcaggcCACCGAGATTACCTTGTACATATTTTTTAGTTAATTCTATTCATGATTCGCCGCCATTTTTTTCGGCCGTCAGCCAAAACAACACAATGTCATGGCTCTTGAAAGAGAGGAAAACAGAACACCTCTGCCCTGATCAAGCTAGGCTGCACGAACGGAGCGAAGGGGTGTTTAGATCCTTGAGTTAAACTAAAATTTAATTCTCATCACATCGAATCTTTGGAGGttaattatgaggactaaatatgagttaattataaaattaattacacagatgaaggctaattcgtgagatgaatctattaaacctaattaattcatgattaccacatgtttattgtagcatcactatggactaagggggtgtttggatcctctttagcccctgtcacatcgaatatttggacactaattaggagtattaaacataggctaattacaaaaccaatttcacaacccctaggctaaatcgcgagacgaatccattaagcctaattagtctatgatttgacaatatggtgctacagcaaatattcgctaatgatggattaattaggcttaatggattcgtctcgcgatttagcctatgagttctgcaattagttttgtaattagctcatgtttagtcctcctaattagcatccgaatatccgatgtgacacggactaaactttagctcgaggatccaaacaccccctaagtaggtttaatagattcgtctcgcgaattagcctccatctatgcaattgagTTTGTagttagtctatgtttaatacttctaattagtatctaaatatttgatgtgatatggactaaattttagtcaggAATCAAACGGGCCCTAAGTATACATgcactgcaactgcaaggaTAGATGCTGCATGTGTTTCGTACTGACAAATATAATGTGCCGGCG
Above is a genomic segment from Setaria viridis chromosome 4, Setaria_viridis_v4.0, whole genome shotgun sequence containing:
- the LOC117851851 gene encoding expansin-like A4, giving the protein MALLLLLLFTISQFLLPASCSPSSKNNNYYCDWCPRHSTASLLPPASADLDDCEYGAAMAMDLNGGHAAAAGAEFFRDGAGCGACYQLRCRDRRVCGDGGVKVVVTGAANRTGFLLGREAFAAMARPGMADQLAAALDDDNVQVYFRRTPCEYKKNLTVQVEEGSRNPGQLGIRFLYQGGQTEIAAVEIAAQQANYHTQTASSSWRPMARRLRRAWRTPRAPAGPLRLRLVVTAGFGGKWLLAKEAVLPADWRPGQAYGTGLRVTDVALRTCARSCRARPPGDEELRR